The genomic window TAGCTATTAGTCCAGAAGGATTAATTTGGGCGGGAATGCCGAATAATTTGCTAGTTATTAACCCAAAAACTGGTGCAGTGTTGCGGTCTGTGACTCGCCTGCGTGGGCGTAACGTGACAGTGGTACGTTTTGCTAAAGATGGTAGTGTTTGGGTTGGGACTAACAATGGTTTGTTACGATTAAATCCAAATACAGGAGCTGTGTTAGACCCAGAAGTTGCTGGACTCCCTTCTAGTCGGGTTCTTACCCTTGCACCTGACATCGGCAATAAATTATGGATAGGTACTAGTGAAGGTCTAGCTTGGTTAATGCCCAAAACAAATAGTGCAAAACCCCATATTGCTTTCAGTCGCGCCGTTAAGTAGGGACTGGGGACTGGGGACTAGGAAAATTTATTCCTAATACCCAATACTTAATAACCAATACCTAATCCCCAATCCAAAATCCAAAATCCAAAATCTAAAATTGGCAATGGCAATCACTACCCAGCAATTAATTCAATGGAAACAACAGGGACGTTCAATTGTGGCATTGACCGCCTGGGATTATGCGATCGCTCAACTCCTTGATGCAGCTGGTGTAGACTTAATCCTTGTGGGTGACTCTATGGCAGTAGTTCTAGGGTATGAAACAACACTACCCATAACTTTGGATGAGATGATATACCACGCCAAATCCGTGCGTCGAGGAGTTAAACGCGCATTAGTAGTTGTAGATTTACCATTTTTGACGTATCAAGAAAGTCTCCAGCAAGCGATGCATTCAGCTGGGCGGGTACTGAAGGAAACAGGCGCTCAAGCGGTAAAATTGGAAGGTGGCTATCCAGCGATCGCAGAAACTATTGCTCGTTTGGTAGAAGCCGGAATTCCGGTAATGGGTCATGTAGGTTTGACACCGCAATCAGTACATCAACTCGGTTTGCGACAACAAGGGAAAACGCAAGAAGCGAGTGAGAGGATTTTACTTGAAGCGATCGCTCTCGAACAAGCTGGTGTATTTTCTCTAGTGTTAGAGCATATCCCCGCAGATTTAGCAATGCAGATTACACAAAAACTGAGCATTCCGACAATTGGTATCGGTGCAGGAACTCACTGCGATGGACAAGTTTTAGTTACCTCAGATGTAATCGGGCTTACAGAGAAGCAGCCACCCTTTGCCAAGGTTTACACAAATTTGCGCGAGACGATTACTAAAGCCGTGCAAGATTATGCTGTAGAAGTGCGCGATCGGAAATTTCCATCATAGTAGAATTTGAGTTGAGTACAAATTGGCGCAAAAGATGAGATACATGGGTGTGAATCTAGACGAGTTAGTCTCAACTTGAAGAATCTTGCTTGCTTTTATTGCTTGCTCAATGCCCTGCCTAATTGCTTCTTGTGCTATGCGAATATTTTCTTCTATTGGTGTACCATCTTCAGTCGCCATTGGGCCATATCATGTTGCTTTAGAGTCGAGAGGATTACGGCGGCTAAACAGGACACCAATAGCTTCATCATTATCTCGTTGTGCAAGTACATAAGCTGTCAGTTCATAGCAGGGATTGATGTTGTGGAATTTGTTGAAGTTCTTTACAAAGACACAGCAGGTCAAGCCCAGAAGCTTGTCTTACAAGTGCAAAATGGGAAATTAGTTATGCTCCCTTTAAAATATTAATATGCAAAATCAACCAATTAACAAAACAGCAGTTCCAATCGAACCTCTAAATGACACCTGGGCGGGTAAAAAGAGTGCTGGCAGGTGGTGTATAGTTCTACCATTGGATTTTACTTCTCTCTCTATTCCAGAAGTCAATGCTTGGTACATCAACAGCATGATGGAAACACTAGATGCTTTTTTGGAGCTAGCAAGAGTTTGGGAAGTTTCCTTCGGTCCTAGCAACGAATCAAACATTAAGGGAGTGGTGCTTGAGTGGCAACCAGGAAACTCTTATGAAGAATACATTGAACACGTATTAAAAACCATACGCGAGTATCCTGCTGCCATTGAAGAGCTAGCGATGCAAGTCGATCTGCTGATCTTTGTTCGCACTGAAGAATCTCCCCATCAGCCAATTCGAGCTTGGGTGAGAAACCTTGGCGAGTTGCTGATTTGTGGTGGTCTAGAGTATGGAGAGCCAGATTTCTGCTTCTCTGTGGATCACACGCTTTTTTATCCTTTTTCCTATCATAACAGCGCAGACAATAGCGAACTGTACTCTCTCAATCAGCCGCTACTGGAAAATGCCCTACGACGTTGGGAGGAACGGTTTGGTTCAATAAGCGAAGTTGAGGGATTACAAGGAATTTATGAATACGGATTTAAGCCAGAAGAAGAATGGGCTGCAAAATTAACTGATTGACAAAACAACAGATATAATTCAGCCTTTGATTTACCAGTTTAGGGTTTTTGGAGTGGAAGTAACGGTTTTAACTTCTCCCACTGTTCTGTACCTGTCGTCCTCGATTCATCAATACACTATGCCTGCGATCGCCTGTTTTTTAGGATACAACGAGTTTGAAAACACGCCTTATAACCTTGTCTACTGAACTAGTGGAGTTGTGACGGTATAGCTCCAAAAACTGCAACCATTCACCTAACACCAAGGGTGCGATCGCGCAATCAAGGTATGCGGTAATGGCTTCAGAAAACTTTACCAGCAAAGGATATTACTTGACACACTTCTATATTTCTGAAATTTGACTTACCTGACTTAAGGTATGGTTATAAAAGGGCGCAATCGCTAATCGAAGAAGCGAGAGGAAATAAGTTTTAGATACCACCTCTAGCACTGAAGTCGGTACAAATTTTTCATGCCACAACACATAACGGGGAGGGGACCTAATTCCTCATCATAAAACCTTTCTACCCCCATCAAAAACCCATTTGGCAAAATCGGTGGTTTATTGGGGTGAGGATTTTACTTAGAGTTATGATGCTACAAGAGTTGAATAACTACTATTGGTAGGGCTACAATTGTTTGCCTGCAAATGAATAAATCCAGTTAGAGTTTTTGCCCAACGATGTTGGACAATTAGTGGTTAGCATCCTCCTGTTTATTTCAATAGTTTGCTAGCATCGTTTTTGTATTTATGTACAAAAGTTTAGACTCAAACTCAGCAACACTCTACTTGTTGATGCGTCCTAGCGCTGATGCTAATGGATACTTCTGATATAGGAACTAAAAATTTAACTATGGAACAACAACCGATACAAGTAATTGGAGGTGGACTAGCTGGAACTGAAGCAGCGTGGCAAATAGCCCAAGCTGGAGTACCAGTAATTCTCCATGAAATGCGTCCAAAACGCTTCAGCCCTGCTCATCATACAGAACATCTGGCAGAATTAGTCTGTAGTAATTCCTTTGGGGCAATGGCAAGCGATCGCGCAGCTGGATTATTACACGAAGAATTACGCCAACTTGGCTCTATCGTCATTTCTAAAGCTGATGAACACGCCGTTCCGGCAGGTGGGGCGCTAGCCGTCGATAGAGGACAATTTGGCCAAGACTTGACTCAAACTTTAGCTAGCCATCCTTTAATCGAATTTCGTCGGGGTGAAGTGTCTGCGATTCCAGAAGGAATTGTGGTTTTGGCAACTGGGCCTTTAACCAGTCCCGACTTAGCCCAAGATTTGCACCGCTTTACCGGGATGGAATACCTCAGCTTTTTCGATGCGGCTAGTCCGATTATTGTGGGAGAATCGATTAACCGTGACGTTGCTTTTATGGCATCACGTTATGACAAAGGTGAAGCCGCTTATCTCAACTGCCCAATGAATAAAGAGCAGTACTTGCAGTTTCGAGAAGAACTTTGTAAAGCTGAACAAACAGAACTCAAAGGTTTTGAACGGGAAACGGCAAAATTTTTTGAAGCTTGTTTACCCATTGAAGAACTAGCACAGCGGGGGGAAGATACCATGCGCTACGGCCCCCTAAAGCCAGTGGGATTGTCAGATACTCGCACAGAAGAACGTCCTTATGCTGTGGTGCAGTTACGACAAGAAGATAAAGCCGGTCAACTGTGGAATATGGTAGGATTCCAAACTAATCTGCGTTGGGGTGAGCAAAAGCGAATATTTCAGCTAATTCCAAGTTTGGAAAAGGCGGAGTTTGTGCGGTTGGGAGTGATGCACCGCAATACTTTTATTAATGCTCCTCAGCTAATGCATCCGACTCTGCAATTTAAAGAGCGTCCGACATTGTTAGCAGCTGGACAGTTGATTGGTACTGAAGGCTACACCGCAGCGGCTGCGGGTGGCTGCTTGGCGGGAATTAATGCAGCACGGCTAGCTTTGGGTAAAGAACCTTTAGTTTTACCACCAACAACAATGATGGGTGCGTTATTGGAATTTATTAGTTCCGCTTCGCCAAAGCATTTCCAACCAATGCCGCCCAACTTTGGGATTTTTCCCGAACTGGGTGCGAAAATCAAAAGTAAACAAGAGCGTTATGGACGTTACCGCGATCGCTCTTTAACTGATCTAGCAAACTGGAAAGCAAATCATAATTAATGGGCATTGGGCACATATCATGATCAAAAATCTCGCAAAAGGTAATATTTGCATCTCTTACAAATCATCTGAAACTCAATTAGAGATAGGGATTTGAGTGACGCGATCGCAAGTATGAGCCAAAGCCGAAAAATCAACCGAGACCATGCCAAAAAAATCCAGCGACCGATGATGGAAGATGAAGTGATATCATGTCCGGGTAATTAGTTACGATAAAAAATTTCCATAGTTCTTATATTTGAACATCTCAGCCTCAATTTTATCGTAAGTGTTCAGGCGGACATGATATGATTCCTTCGCAACTAGAAGCCTTACTTACACCGATCTTAAACCCTTTGATTTACGATAAAAATCTTTGATTTCTAGTGAGGACTTTAGTCTTCTTTGCAAGACCAGAGGCGAACAAAATCAGGACTTCAGTCCTGACTACGAACATTTTTTATTCAGGTTGATTAGCCGGACATGATATTATTCAGCACTCAAAACTGTTTCGGAGATGTCTGACGAAAAATACACATCTACGTTTAGTTTATTCAACACCTGATTTGAAATTTATTTTGTTTCATAAAACTTAAAATAGGTTTATTATCCTTTAAAATCTTTTGCAGAAATTTAGGTAAGATATATGGCTGATATTGTTGATATTGCAGTTACGGCTAAGTCTTTTAAAACACTGGTGGCGGCTGTACAAGCTGCTGGTTTAGTAGAAATATTAAAAAGTCCAGGCCCGTTTACTGTCTTTGCACCAAATGACGATGCTTTTGCCAAGTTACCAGCGGGAACTATCCAAACTCTGTTACAGAATATTCCCCAGCTAACGCGGATTTTAAAGTATCATGTCGTTCCAGGAAAGCTGCTACAGGCTGA from Nostoc sp. UHCC 0926 includes these protein-coding regions:
- a CDS encoding fasciclin domain-containing protein, coding for MADIVDIAVTAKSFKTLVAAVQAAGLVEILKSPGPFTVFAPNDDAFAKLPAGTIQTLLQNIPQLTRILKYHVVPGKLLQADLAQLGTVNSVEGSPIKIDSSDGFEVKNATVLAADIEADNGVVHVIDTVILPG
- the trmFO gene encoding FADH(2)-oxidizing methylenetetrahydrofolate--tRNA-(uracil(54)-C(5))-methyltransferase TrmFO, with translation MEQQPIQVIGGGLAGTEAAWQIAQAGVPVILHEMRPKRFSPAHHTEHLAELVCSNSFGAMASDRAAGLLHEELRQLGSIVISKADEHAVPAGGALAVDRGQFGQDLTQTLASHPLIEFRRGEVSAIPEGIVVLATGPLTSPDLAQDLHRFTGMEYLSFFDAASPIIVGESINRDVAFMASRYDKGEAAYLNCPMNKEQYLQFREELCKAEQTELKGFERETAKFFEACLPIEELAQRGEDTMRYGPLKPVGLSDTRTEERPYAVVQLRQEDKAGQLWNMVGFQTNLRWGEQKRIFQLIPSLEKAEFVRLGVMHRNTFINAPQLMHPTLQFKERPTLLAAGQLIGTEGYTAAAAGGCLAGINAARLALGKEPLVLPPTTMMGALLEFISSASPKHFQPMPPNFGIFPELGAKIKSKQERYGRYRDRSLTDLANWKANHN
- the panB gene encoding 3-methyl-2-oxobutanoate hydroxymethyltransferase, coding for MAITTQQLIQWKQQGRSIVALTAWDYAIAQLLDAAGVDLILVGDSMAVVLGYETTLPITLDEMIYHAKSVRRGVKRALVVVDLPFLTYQESLQQAMHSAGRVLKETGAQAVKLEGGYPAIAETIARLVEAGIPVMGHVGLTPQSVHQLGLRQQGKTQEASERILLEAIALEQAGVFSLVLEHIPADLAMQITQKLSIPTIGIGAGTHCDGQVLVTSDVIGLTEKQPPFAKVYTNLRETITKAVQDYAVEVRDRKFPS